The Triticum dicoccoides isolate Atlit2015 ecotype Zavitan unplaced genomic scaffold, WEW_v2.0 scaffold1331, whole genome shotgun sequence genome window below encodes:
- the LOC119343565 gene encoding non-seed lectin-like — protein MGSRRRRPTATLVLASLLCLYLAPRGAFSLSFSLDFSDAGAGSSIIASGDVLISPPALELSKNSRALYRYKVPLWNGATGEAASFATAFSFQITPDKDKDSPPQQPGDRNRMAFFLGHLPSVDVPCSSSSSAGAGLAIVTVGFDAFLNHVGIDISSSNSTAPAHTTATWPGKNLTTSSVMEATVKYHNDSRTLAAALLIDGALYQANATVDLRRILPEEVAVGFSAAAFAGMHRIRSWSFGSTLPESKQEASPQPSEPPHLPISSYNHKKIALVLLFLGTITTRCVRIGFQFRFKTSPDRVTLAVLA, from the coding sequence ATGGGCTCTCGCCGCCGTCGTCCGACCGCCACCCTAGTCCTCGCTTCGTTGCTATGCCTCTACCTCGCTCCGCGCGGGGCCTTCTCGCTCTCCTTCAGcctcgacttctccgacgccggtgCAGGCTCGTCGATCATTGCCTCCGGCGACGTACTCATCAGCCCACCAGCGCTCGAACTGTCGAAGAATAGCCGGGCGTTGTACCGGTACAAAGTGCCGCTGTGGAACGGCGCCACCGGCGAGGCGGCTAGCTTCGCCACCGCCTTCTCATTCCAGATCACCCCAGACAAGGACAAGGACAGCCCACCGCAGCAGCCAGGCGATAGGAATAGGATGGCCTTCTTCCTCGGCCACCTCCCTTCCGTGGACGtcccgtgcagcagcagcagcagcgccggcGCCGGCCTGGCCATCGTGACGGTAGGGTTTGACGCTTTCCTCAACCATGTCGGCATCGACATCAGCTCCAGCAACTCCACGGCGCCCGCgcacacgacggcgacatggcccggCAAGAACCTCACGACGTCCAGTGTCATGGAGGCCACCGTGAAATACCACAACGACTCCAGGACGCTGGCTGCTGCTCTACTCATCGACGGCGCCCTGTACCAGGCCAATGCAACCGTTGATCTGCGCAGAATTCTACCGGAGGAGGTCGCGGTTGGCTTCTCCGCCGCCGCCTTTGCCGGGATGCACCGGATACGGTCGTGGTCGTTCGGTTCCACTCTGCCGGAGTCCAAGCAGGAGGCATCTCCTCAGCCTTCCGAACCTCCTCATCTCCCAATCAGCAGCTACAACCACAAGAAGATAGCATTAGTCCTATTATTCCTAGGAACGATCACGACGAGGTGTGTCCGAATAGGTTTTCAGTTTCGATTCAAGACATCGCCGGATCGTGTTACCTTGGCTGTCCTAGCCTAG